A stretch of the Sphingosinithalassobacter tenebrarum genome encodes the following:
- a CDS encoding SDR family NAD(P)-dependent oxidoreductase codes for MTETNETPARSALVTGAGSGIGRATALAFAATGARVIASDIDPARLESLNDELGEGHVTVAGDITDPATIEKLGLAAGGRVDILANVAGIMDRFLPVGEMDDALWQKVFDVNVTAPMRLMRAVLPGMVDAGEGAIVNVASAAALHGGRAGAAYTASKHALIGLTRNTAVFYGPQGIRANVIAPGPVATGIEGGMASHLAAQRMGPLLKSMLPPPTTPDVLAEQIVWLASETATNINGAVLSSDGGWAAI; via the coding sequence ATGACAGAGACGAACGAAACGCCTGCGCGTTCCGCTTTGGTAACCGGCGCAGGGTCCGGCATCGGACGCGCGACCGCGCTTGCCTTTGCCGCAACCGGAGCGCGCGTGATCGCGAGCGATATCGACCCCGCGCGCCTCGAATCGCTGAACGACGAACTGGGCGAAGGCCATGTCACCGTGGCGGGCGACATCACCGACCCCGCTACAATCGAGAAACTGGGCCTGGCCGCGGGCGGGCGCGTCGACATTCTCGCCAATGTCGCGGGGATCATGGACCGATTCCTGCCCGTCGGCGAGATGGACGATGCGCTGTGGCAAAAGGTGTTCGACGTCAACGTCACCGCGCCGATGCGGCTGATGCGCGCGGTGCTGCCCGGTATGGTCGATGCGGGCGAGGGCGCGATCGTCAATGTCGCGTCGGCCGCCGCGCTCCACGGCGGCCGGGCCGGCGCGGCCTATACCGCGTCGAAACACGCGCTGATCGGCCTCACCCGCAACACCGCCGTCTTCTATGGACCGCAGGGCATCCGGGCCAATGTGATCGCACCGGGGCCGGTGGCGACGGGAATCGAAGGGGGTATGGCCTCGCATCTCGCCGCGCAGCGCATGGGGCCGCTGCTCAAATCGATGCTGCCCCCGCCGACCACGCCGGACGTGCTCGCCGAACAGATCGTCTGGCTGGCAAGCGAAACGGCGACCAATATCAACGGCGCGGTGCTGAGTTCGGACGGCGGCTGGGCGGCGATCTGA
- a CDS encoding F0F1 ATP synthase subunit B family protein gives MPQIEQLDATFASQLFWLVLVFGLVYLVVGRGMVPKVQDTIDRRDAQVKADLSAAETARAEADRVEERWRAEENVARETAQKKLAEARSTAAGNTEATLAEAGKGIDARLEAAEAELAEASKAAAAQVETIAAEAASDIVQRLSGVSVDDAQARAAVKAVLHD, from the coding sequence ATGCCGCAAATCGAGCAACTCGACGCGACTTTCGCCTCCCAGCTGTTCTGGCTGGTCCTTGTCTTTGGCCTGGTTTACCTGGTCGTCGGACGGGGCATGGTGCCGAAAGTGCAGGACACGATCGACCGGCGCGACGCGCAGGTGAAGGCGGACCTTTCGGCCGCCGAAACCGCGCGTGCCGAAGCCGACCGTGTCGAGGAACGCTGGCGGGCGGAAGAGAATGTCGCGCGGGAAACCGCGCAGAAGAAGCTGGCGGAGGCGCGTTCGACCGCCGCCGGCAATACCGAAGCGACGCTGGCCGAAGCCGGCAAGGGGATCGACGCACGGCTCGAAGCAGCCGAAGCCGAACTCGCCGAAGCCAGCAAGGCCGCGGCCGCCCAGGTCGAAACCATCGCCGCCGAGGCCGCGAGCGACATCGTACAGCGCCTGTCTGGCGTTTCGGTGGACGATGCGCAGGCCCGCGCGGCTGTAAAGGCTGTGCTCCATGACTGA
- a CDS encoding DUF3857 domain-containing protein, whose amino-acid sequence MFRALIAAFALVCMAGVARADDTPKYAPAPDWVDTASVPEDAATASSPYVILDQQQRIDGDRLWSYADTALRITSTQMATEFGTINLTWQPEKGDIIIHRVAILRDGETIDVLAGEAEFSVLQREQQLEQAFITGTLTATLAVEGLRVGDILRFTYSVTQADDALGGNVQSLAPVMRSPMKVGFGRIRLLWPTGQDVHWKSHVEGLDVTESDSGGYHEVHIALPAPEEPDLPGDAPARYRELPLVEISSFDGWRDVSAAMTPLYRTEGLIAPGSPLAQEVAKIASATSDPRERAARALMLVQSEIRYLFQGMNGGNYVPQTPAETWERRYGDCKAKTLLLLAILHELGIEADPAMMSLTADAFVPQRLPMAGAFDHVLVRADIDGETYWLDGTRSGATLADIGNRPQSRHALPMVEAGASLEEIARRPHAQPDTVTQLEIDSRAGIRLPSLYSISTEIRGDLVDMLRTASATASPEQIEGFIKSIFSDLLGQNYYYLDGEISISEETGTATVQSRGIYWANWDEENGRHKLAIDPTLPDLTFTPNRARREWRDIPVMAGEYSDERVVTRYRLPEGDFTIEGARELPATLAGRAFTRSVTQTGAVVTVDDREVTGLGEVAAADIPATRRDVARIKAQALRLIAPADLPAYADEVIAAREAGLLDPLEEAFFELSNKPDDGNASGYLASAYYHRSTFNFDAALQDYTAALDVVPSAATYLLRSSVYQLTGDYDSALEDAREAMLLDPSMLPAVQSVIRLLSRTGNSEEALALAEEQIALGDSNRGMFVEAKADVLADAGRVDEAIALMDAEVAERPNDAQLLNARCWLKGTRDAQLESALADCQRAIELAESPWAIIDSRAMVYFRMGELEKALADFDAALEMAPGLPNSLFMRGIIRKRLGDSEGSRSDLERARFLAPGIEADYARYGIAP is encoded by the coding sequence ATGTTCCGGGCGTTGATCGCGGCTTTTGCCCTTGTCTGCATGGCGGGAGTCGCGCGCGCCGACGACACGCCCAAATATGCGCCCGCGCCGGACTGGGTCGATACGGCCAGCGTACCGGAAGATGCGGCGACTGCGTCCAGCCCCTATGTCATTCTCGATCAGCAGCAACGGATCGATGGCGACAGGCTCTGGTCCTATGCCGACACTGCCCTGCGGATCACATCGACGCAGATGGCGACGGAATTCGGCACGATCAATCTGACATGGCAGCCCGAAAAGGGCGACATCATCATCCATCGCGTCGCGATCCTGCGCGATGGCGAAACAATCGATGTCCTGGCCGGGGAAGCCGAATTCTCCGTGCTGCAGCGCGAACAGCAGCTCGAACAGGCCTTCATCACCGGAACGCTCACCGCGACGCTTGCGGTCGAGGGTCTGCGTGTCGGCGACATATTGCGCTTCACCTATTCGGTGACGCAGGCGGACGATGCGCTGGGCGGCAATGTCCAGTCGCTGGCGCCGGTGATGCGTTCGCCGATGAAAGTCGGTTTCGGGCGCATCCGGTTGCTCTGGCCCACAGGGCAGGACGTGCACTGGAAATCGCATGTCGAGGGACTCGACGTCACCGAAAGCGACAGCGGCGGATACCATGAAGTCCATATCGCGCTGCCGGCCCCCGAGGAGCCCGATCTGCCCGGTGACGCGCCTGCGCGCTACCGGGAGCTGCCGCTTGTGGAGATTTCGAGCTTTGACGGCTGGCGCGACGTGTCGGCGGCGATGACTCCGCTCTACCGCACCGAGGGGCTGATTGCTCCGGGCAGCCCGCTCGCGCAGGAAGTCGCGAAAATCGCGTCGGCGACCAGCGACCCGCGCGAGCGGGCGGCGCGGGCGCTGATGCTGGTGCAAAGCGAGATCCGCTATCTGTTTCAGGGGATGAACGGCGGCAATTATGTGCCGCAGACGCCGGCGGAAACCTGGGAACGCCGCTATGGCGATTGCAAGGCCAAGACGCTGCTGCTGCTTGCGATCCTGCATGAGCTGGGCATCGAAGCCGATCCCGCGATGATGAGCCTCACCGCAGATGCCTTCGTGCCGCAGCGGTTGCCGATGGCCGGGGCGTTCGATCATGTGCTGGTGCGCGCGGATATCGACGGCGAGACTTACTGGCTCGACGGGACCCGTTCGGGCGCCACGCTCGCGGATATCGGCAATCGGCCGCAGTCGCGGCATGCCTTGCCGATGGTGGAAGCCGGCGCGTCGCTGGAGGAAATCGCGCGGCGTCCGCATGCGCAGCCCGATACGGTGACGCAGCTGGAAATCGATTCGCGCGCCGGTATCCGCCTGCCGTCGCTGTACAGCATCAGCACCGAGATCCGCGGCGACCTGGTCGACATGCTGCGTACGGCCAGCGCCACTGCCTCGCCCGAACAGATTGAAGGCTTCATCAAGTCGATCTTCAGCGATTTGCTGGGCCAGAATTACTATTATCTCGATGGCGAGATCAGCATTTCGGAGGAAACGGGTACCGCCACGGTACAGTCGCGCGGCATTTACTGGGCCAACTGGGATGAAGAGAACGGGCGGCACAAGCTGGCCATCGATCCCACGCTGCCGGACCTTACCTTCACACCGAATCGCGCTCGGCGCGAATGGCGGGATATCCCCGTGATGGCCGGCGAATATTCCGACGAGCGCGTAGTGACGCGCTATCGCCTGCCCGAAGGCGATTTCACGATTGAAGGCGCGCGCGAATTGCCCGCGACGCTTGCCGGGCGCGCATTCACGCGCTCGGTGACGCAGACCGGCGCTGTCGTGACCGTCGACGATCGCGAGGTGACCGGGCTCGGCGAAGTGGCCGCGGCAGACATTCCCGCGACGCGGCGGGACGTGGCGCGGATCAAGGCGCAGGCGCTTCGCCTGATCGCGCCCGCCGATCTGCCGGCCTATGCCGACGAAGTGATCGCCGCGCGCGAGGCGGGTCTGCTCGACCCGCTCGAAGAGGCCTTTTTCGAGCTTTCGAACAAGCCGGACGACGGCAATGCCTCCGGCTATCTGGCAAGCGCCTATTATCACCGGAGCACGTTCAATTTCGACGCGGCGTTGCAGGATTACACCGCGGCGCTGGATGTCGTGCCGAGCGCGGCCACCTATTTGCTCCGGTCCAGCGTGTATCAGCTTACGGGCGACTATGATTCCGCGCTGGAGGATGCGCGCGAGGCGATGCTGCTCGATCCGTCGATGCTGCCCGCGGTGCAGTCGGTCATCCGCTTGCTGTCGCGCACCGGCAATAGCGAGGAAGCGCTGGCGCTGGCCGAGGAACAGATCGCGCTGGGCGACAGCAATCGCGGCATGTTTGTCGAGGCCAAGGCCGACGTGCTCGCCGATGCGGGGCGCGTCGATGAGGCGATCGCGCTGATGGATGCCGAAGTGGCCGAACGACCCAACGACGCGCAGCTGCTCAATGCCCGTTGCTGGCTGAAGGGGACGCGCGACGCGCAGCTCGAATCGGCGCTCGCCGATTGCCAGCGCGCGATCGAACTGGCGGAAAGCCCCTGGGCGATCATCGACAGCCGGGCGATGGTCTATTTCCGCATGGGCGAACTCGAAAAGGCGCTCGCCGATTTCGATGCCGCGCTGGAAATGGCGCCTGGCCTGCCCAACAGCCTGTTCATGCGCGGCATCATTCGCAAGCGGCTGGGCGACAGCGAGGGCAGCCGTTCCGACCTGGAGCGGGCACGTTTCCTCGCTCCCGGCATCGAGGCGGACTATGCGCGATACGGGATCGCGCCCTGA
- the uvrC gene encoding excinuclease ABC subunit UvrC yields the protein MSDPNSPDRFNEKAATYTVRGSDKPDLETGVAAIRNVLKTLPARPGVYRMQDARGDVLYVGKARALKNRVNNYTQVSRLSKRLQRMVAQTRSMTIVTTNSEAEALLLEAQLIKRYRPPYNVLLRDDKSFPFILIRQDHDYARIQLHRGARRIKGNYYGPFAGAGQVRKTLNALQKLFLLRSCTDGFFNTRDRPCLLYQIRRCSAPCVGRIDQAGYAELVGDAKDFLAGKSTKVQEKLGQQMQAASDALDFELAAILRDRLKALTFIQGSQAINAEGVGDADIFAMAAKEGTIGIQAFFIRGGQNWGHRSFFPAHTADVPEDEVLSQFLMQFYEEVPPPKSVLLDRDLPEGALLAEALGERAGFKVAISQPQRGSRRRLIEQASRNAVEALDRRLAESTTQAKLLREVADLFELPEPPDRIEVYDNSHIQGTNALGAMIVAGPEGFRKGQYRKFNIKKASTDDDFAMMREVFERRFSRAQAEDPDREKGDWPDLVLVDGGRGQLNAVLGVLEDLGIEDVPVVGVAKGPHHGREGREIFHMPDGRELTLPVNAPVLFYLQRLRDEVHRFVIGAHRDKRTKAIAKSPLDDIPGIGPARKKALLMHFGTAKAVRAASLDDLRRAPGVSKAMAQSIHDYFHAG from the coding sequence ATGTCCGACCCCAATTCTCCCGACCGTTTCAACGAAAAGGCCGCGACCTATACGGTGCGCGGCAGCGACAAGCCCGATCTGGAGACGGGCGTGGCGGCGATCCGCAACGTCCTGAAAACGCTGCCCGCGCGGCCGGGCGTCTATCGCATGCAGGATGCGCGCGGCGACGTGCTGTACGTGGGCAAGGCGCGCGCGCTCAAAAACCGGGTGAACAACTACACGCAGGTAAGCCGCCTGTCGAAGCGGTTGCAGCGGATGGTGGCGCAGACGCGATCGATGACGATCGTCACGACCAACAGCGAGGCCGAGGCGCTGTTGCTCGAGGCGCAGCTGATCAAGCGATATCGCCCGCCCTACAACGTCTTGTTGCGCGACGACAAAAGCTTTCCCTTCATCCTGATCCGGCAGGACCATGACTATGCGCGGATCCAGCTTCATCGCGGCGCGCGGCGGATCAAGGGCAATTATTACGGGCCGTTCGCCGGGGCGGGGCAGGTGCGCAAGACGCTCAACGCGCTGCAGAAGCTGTTCCTGCTGCGCAGCTGCACCGACGGTTTCTTCAACACGCGTGACCGGCCGTGCCTGCTCTATCAAATCCGCCGCTGCTCGGCGCCGTGCGTTGGGCGGATCGATCAGGCGGGCTATGCCGAACTGGTGGGCGATGCGAAGGATTTCCTCGCAGGCAAATCGACCAAGGTGCAGGAAAAGCTCGGCCAGCAGATGCAGGCCGCGTCGGACGCGCTCGATTTCGAGCTCGCGGCGATTTTGCGCGACCGATTGAAGGCGCTGACCTTCATCCAGGGATCGCAGGCGATCAATGCCGAGGGCGTGGGCGATGCCGATATCTTCGCGATGGCGGCCAAGGAAGGGACGATCGGCATCCAGGCCTTCTTCATCCGCGGCGGGCAGAATTGGGGGCATCGCAGCTTCTTCCCCGCGCACACCGCCGACGTGCCCGAAGACGAAGTGCTCAGCCAGTTCCTGATGCAGTTTTACGAGGAAGTACCGCCGCCCAAATCGGTGCTGCTCGACCGCGATTTGCCCGAAGGCGCGTTGCTCGCCGAGGCGCTGGGCGAGCGCGCCGGGTTCAAGGTGGCGATCAGCCAGCCGCAGCGCGGATCGCGGCGTCGGCTGATCGAACAGGCGAGCCGCAATGCGGTCGAGGCGCTGGACCGGCGGCTCGCCGAAAGCACGACGCAGGCGAAACTGCTGCGCGAGGTCGCCGACCTGTTCGAATTGCCCGAGCCGCCCGACCGGATCGAAGTCTATGACAACAGCCATATTCAGGGGACCAACGCCCTCGGCGCGATGATCGTCGCCGGGCCGGAGGGGTTCCGCAAAGGGCAGTATCGCAAGTTCAATATCAAGAAAGCGAGCACCGACGACGATTTCGCGATGATGCGCGAAGTGTTCGAGCGCCGCTTCAGCCGCGCGCAGGCCGAGGACCCCGATCGCGAAAAGGGAGACTGGCCTGATCTGGTGCTGGTCGATGGCGGCCGCGGGCAGTTGAATGCCGTGCTGGGCGTGCTCGAGGATCTGGGGATCGAGGACGTGCCGGTGGTCGGCGTCGCCAAGGGGCCGCATCATGGTCGCGAGGGGCGCGAGATATTCCATATGCCCGACGGGCGTGAACTGACGCTGCCGGTAAATGCGCCGGTGCTGTTCTATCTCCAGCGGCTACGCGATGAAGTGCACCGCTTCGTCATCGGCGCGCATCGCGACAAGCGGACCAAGGCAATCGCCAAGTCGCCGCTGGACGATATTCCCGGCATCGGCCCGGCGCGAAAGAAGGCGCTGCTGATGCATTTCGGCACGGCCAAGGCGGTTCGTGCGGCGAGCCTCGACGATCTCCGGCGCGCGCCCGGCGTCAGCAAGGCGATGGCGCAGAGCATCCATGACTATTTTCACGCGGGGTGA
- a CDS encoding F0F1 ATP synthase subunit B family protein, whose amino-acid sequence MTDTTGHGAAQGADVFDAEGMPPSGEQHSGTEVAHASPTALWLDSTGWVSLAMLVLLLVVLWKRVPKLIAGALDHQIAAIRLRLDEAKQLREEAEALRSEYARKIASVEVETAAMVAHAEEEAKAVIAQAEKDAAELVERRKQMAEDKIAAAERAAIADVRAKAADAAAQAAAAIIADKHGVEADKALVDQTISGMGRLN is encoded by the coding sequence ATGACTGACACGACGGGTCACGGCGCCGCCCAGGGCGCCGACGTGTTCGACGCCGAAGGCATGCCGCCTTCGGGCGAGCAGCATAGTGGCACCGAAGTGGCGCATGCGTCGCCGACGGCACTGTGGCTCGACAGCACCGGCTGGGTGTCGCTGGCGATGCTGGTGCTCCTTCTGGTGGTGCTGTGGAAGCGTGTGCCCAAGCTGATTGCCGGCGCGCTCGACCATCAGATCGCTGCGATCCGCCTGCGTCTCGACGAAGCCAAGCAGCTGCGCGAAGAAGCCGAAGCGCTGCGTTCCGAATATGCGCGCAAGATCGCTTCGGTCGAAGTCGAAACCGCTGCGATGGTCGCGCATGCCGAGGAAGAGGCCAAGGCCGTGATCGCGCAGGCGGAAAAGGATGCCGCCGAACTGGTCGAGCGCCGCAAGCAGATGGCCGAGGACAAGATCGCCGCCGCCGAACGCGCCGCGATTGCCGATGTGCGCGCCAAGGCGGCCGATGCCGCCGCGCAGGCCGCCGCCGCTATCATCGCCGACAAACATGGTGTAGAAGCGGACAAGGCGTTGGTCGATCAGACCATCTCGGGCATGGGACGACTGAACTGA
- the alr gene encoding alanine racemase → MTRPAAPLRLSLDGDALVHNWRALAAMSGDAACGAAVKADGYGLGARDVVRRLAQAGCRDFFVATWAEAAALADLEPASLAVLHGVRDEDMAFALASPARPVLASAAQVARWRDAGGGACDVMVDTGMNRLGVSADDIIAGLLDGLTIDTLMSHLACADESVPMNARQRDAFAGLAGRTSARRLSLANSAGIALGADYHFDLTRPGIALYGGAQCAAHAERIRQVVFPQAQILQRRRVPTGETVGYNATWTAPADTQVAILNIGYADGYLRSFSGKGRAHSGDRALPVLGRVSMDLLAVGVDAAPELAEGDWIGIDYALPETAALSGLSQYELLTGLGQRFARVWK, encoded by the coding sequence GTGACACGCCCTGCTGCTCCGCTCCGCCTGTCCCTCGACGGGGATGCATTGGTCCATAACTGGCGCGCGCTCGCCGCGATGAGCGGCGATGCCGCGTGCGGCGCGGCGGTGAAGGCCGATGGCTATGGCCTGGGCGCGCGCGACGTGGTGCGGCGGCTGGCGCAGGCGGGGTGCCGCGACTTCTTCGTCGCGACCTGGGCCGAAGCGGCGGCGCTTGCCGATCTGGAACCGGCGTCGCTGGCGGTGCTGCACGGTGTGCGCGACGAGGACATGGCGTTCGCACTCGCTTCGCCGGCGCGGCCGGTGCTGGCCAGCGCGGCGCAGGTGGCGCGCTGGCGCGACGCGGGCGGCGGGGCGTGCGACGTGATGGTCGATACCGGCATGAACCGGCTCGGCGTATCCGCCGACGATATCATTGCGGGCCTGCTCGACGGGCTGACGATCGACACGCTGATGAGCCATTTGGCCTGTGCCGACGAGAGCGTGCCGATGAATGCGCGCCAGCGCGACGCGTTCGCCGGACTGGCGGGGCGCACGTCCGCGCGGCGGCTGAGCCTGGCCAATTCGGCGGGCATCGCGCTGGGGGCGGACTATCATTTCGATCTCACCCGACCCGGCATCGCGCTCTATGGCGGGGCGCAATGCGCCGCCCATGCCGAACGCATCCGGCAAGTCGTCTTTCCGCAAGCGCAGATATTGCAGCGTCGGCGCGTGCCCACCGGCGAAACGGTCGGCTACAACGCCACCTGGACGGCGCCCGCCGATACGCAGGTGGCGATCCTGAACATCGGCTATGCCGACGGTTATCTGCGCAGCTTTTCTGGGAAGGGCCGCGCGCATTCGGGCGACCGGGCGCTGCCGGTGCTGGGGCGCGTTTCGATGGACCTGCTCGCCGTCGGTGTCGATGCCGCGCCGGAACTGGCCGAAGGCGACTGGATCGGCATCGATTATGCGCTGCCCGAAACGGCGGCGCTAAGTGGCCTTTCGCAATATGAGCTGCTGACGGGGCTGGGCCAGCGGTTCGCCCGGGTCTGGAAGTAG
- a CDS encoding F0F1 ATP synthase subunit C gives MDADTIKFLGAGLAAIGAGLAALGVGNVFAAYLQGALRNPSAAAGQQGNMFIGFAAAELLGLLSFVVAVLLIFVAQG, from the coding sequence ATGGACGCTGATACCATCAAGTTCCTGGGTGCCGGTCTTGCGGCCATCGGTGCGGGTCTCGCGGCGCTGGGCGTGGGCAACGTCTTCGCGGCCTATCTGCAGGGTGCGCTTCGCAACCCGAGCGCTGCCGCCGGCCAGCAGGGCAACATGTTCATCGGCTTCGCCGCCGCCGAACTTCTCGGCCTGCTGTCGTTCGTTGTCGCTGTGCTTCTGATCTTCGTCGCTCAGGGCTGA